In Cumulibacter soli, one genomic interval encodes:
- the thiM gene encoding hydroxyethylthiazole kinase, whose amino-acid sequence MTNDRVARDDIAAIINAVRERRPLVHAFSAAVTAPIVADGLLAAGARPMMTDTATEAPTVTDAADALLINVGCLSSDAAAGIRPTLRAAQRAAIPWILDPAAIGRAPVRTPLARELLTLGPAAVRGNGSEVLALADGGPGGSGADSTVSAQSADGAARQLADRYHCVLAVSGAVDVITDGAQTVHIASGLPMLTRVIGTGCLLGALTAACVAVAPHTSAFGAVLAATALLTVASERCGGRGPGSFRIALLDALYESNPSDISKEVSLRWA is encoded by the coding sequence ATGACCAACGATCGAGTCGCCCGAGACGACATCGCCGCAATCATCAACGCGGTTCGGGAACGACGTCCCTTGGTACATGCCTTCAGCGCAGCTGTGACCGCGCCCATCGTTGCCGACGGCCTACTAGCCGCCGGCGCGCGACCGATGATGACAGACACCGCGACGGAAGCGCCCACCGTGACCGACGCTGCCGATGCACTGCTGATCAATGTCGGCTGCCTCAGTAGTGACGCCGCAGCCGGGATCCGCCCCACCCTCCGCGCGGCACAACGCGCAGCTATCCCGTGGATCCTCGACCCCGCAGCGATCGGTCGCGCTCCGGTGCGCACACCATTGGCCCGCGAGCTCCTCACCCTCGGACCGGCTGCCGTACGCGGCAACGGCTCCGAGGTGCTCGCCCTGGCCGACGGCGGGCCCGGCGGTAGTGGCGCGGACAGCACCGTCAGCGCACAGTCCGCTGACGGTGCGGCTCGCCAACTCGCCGACCGGTATCACTGCGTTCTTGCTGTCTCCGGGGCCGTTGATGTCATCACCGACGGAGCTCAGACCGTGCACATCGCTAGCGGCCTGCCGATGCTGACCCGGGTGATCGGCACAGGTTGCCTGTTGGGCGCACTGACCGCCGCGTGCGTAGCCGTCGCACCCCACACGTCGGCGTTCGGTGCGGTCCTCGCCGCCACGGCCCTGTTGACCGTGGCGTCCGAGCGCTGCGGCGGACGTGGGCCGGGCAGCTTTCGCATCGCGCTCCTGGATGCGCTGTATGAATCCAATCCCAGTGATATCAGCAAAGAAGTGTCGCTGCGATGGGCATGA
- a CDS encoding thiamine phosphate synthase: MGMIDWRLYLVTSGSGPEVVATAQAAAGAGAGLIQVRCKSAPATELLALVLAVAEVVNATSPSTRVLVNDRVDVAHAARLRGAPVHGVHLGQDDLPVADARAILGSDALIGLTAGTVEMIKEAQSRTGAARPDYLGSGPFRPTPTKNVGRTPIGLYGYPARVAATDLPVIAIGDVRQDDIGYLARTGLAGVAVVREIMHAADPGAAATECLRAWDRGARSDC; the protein is encoded by the coding sequence ATGGGCATGATCGACTGGCGCCTGTACCTTGTCACGTCCGGGTCCGGTCCGGAAGTGGTCGCCACCGCACAGGCCGCGGCAGGCGCTGGAGCCGGGCTCATCCAAGTGCGCTGCAAGTCGGCCCCAGCCACCGAACTACTCGCCCTGGTGCTCGCGGTGGCTGAGGTCGTCAACGCGACGTCACCGTCGACCCGCGTACTGGTGAACGACCGGGTCGATGTGGCCCATGCGGCCCGGCTACGAGGTGCACCAGTGCATGGCGTGCACTTGGGTCAGGACGACTTACCGGTCGCCGATGCCCGCGCGATCCTCGGCAGCGACGCACTCATCGGGCTTACGGCCGGAACGGTCGAGATGATCAAGGAGGCCCAGTCACGCACCGGCGCCGCACGTCCGGATTACTTAGGTAGCGGTCCTTTTCGCCCCACACCGACCAAGAACGTCGGTCGTACGCCGATCGGACTGTACGGATACCCTGCGCGTGTGGCGGCCACCGATCTCCCGGTGATCGCGATCGGCGATGTACGCCAAGACGATATCGGTTACCTCGCGCGCACCGGCCTCGCCGGCGTGGCTGTGGTCCGCGAGATCATGCACGCTGCCGATCCCGGCGCGGCGGCAACCGAATGCCTCCGCGCCTGGGATCGAGGAGCGCGCTCAGATTGCTAG
- the nusB gene encoding transcription antitermination factor NusB, whose amino-acid sequence MSARTKARKRAIDILFEADLRGADPVATAADRLVDDERPIQPYALTLIEGVAARRERIDELVSTYADGWSLDRMPGVDRAIIRTAVYELLWADDVPDVVVIDEAVELAKLLSTDDSPKFVNGLLGRLMQVKPDLAI is encoded by the coding sequence GTGTCCGCACGCACTAAGGCGCGCAAGCGCGCGATCGACATCTTGTTCGAGGCCGACCTGCGTGGCGCCGACCCGGTCGCCACGGCGGCGGACCGCCTCGTCGATGATGAGCGGCCAATCCAGCCGTACGCGTTGACGTTGATCGAAGGGGTGGCGGCGCGGCGCGAGCGGATCGACGAGCTCGTCTCGACGTACGCCGACGGCTGGAGTCTCGACCGGATGCCGGGCGTCGACCGCGCGATCATCCGTACGGCTGTCTACGAACTGCTGTGGGCTGACGATGTCCCGGATGTCGTCGTTATCGACGAAGCGGTGGAACTGGCCAAACTGCTGTCCACGGATGATTCACCGAAGTTTGTGAACGGACTGCTGGGCCGGCTCATGCAGGTTAAACCCGATCTAGCAATCTGA
- the thiC gene encoding phosphomethylpyrimidine synthase ThiC has product MRTPHQSEVHPQHRAVTVGDLQVPMTAISLADSPDGTPNDDVLIYRTSGPGSDPRVGLSDVRGAWIAARGDVEPYAGRGRNLADDGRAAVRRGEASQAWRGTRRTPMRSTPGRTVTQMHYARRGEITPEMRFVAFREGCNPELVRSEIAAGRAIIPANINHPESEPMIIGRAFLTKINANIGNSAVTSSIDEEVEKLTWATRWGADTVMDLSTGNDIHTTREWIVRNSPVPIGTVPIYQALEKVDGDQSALTWEIFRDTVLEQCEQGVDYMTIHAGVRLAYVPLTADRVTGIVSRGGSIMAGWCLAHHEESFLYTHFDELCEIFARYDVAFSLGDGLRPGSIADANDPAQLAELRTLGELTARAWEYDVQVMVEGPGHVPLHLVKENVDLEQEWCHGAPFYTLGPLVTDIAPGYDHITSAIGAATIAQHGTAMLCYVTPKEHLGLPNRDDVKTGVITYKIAAHAADLAKGHPRARERDDALSKARFEFRWHDQFALSLDPETAANFHDETLPAEPAKTAHFCSMCGPKFCSMRISQDIRDAYGSAQEQRAAIEAGLAAKSREFVELGASVYVDEAR; this is encoded by the coding sequence GTGCGTACCCCACATCAGTCCGAAGTCCATCCCCAGCACCGCGCGGTCACCGTCGGCGACTTGCAAGTGCCGATGACTGCCATCAGCCTCGCCGACAGTCCCGACGGCACGCCCAACGACGACGTGCTGATCTACCGCACCAGCGGGCCCGGCTCCGATCCACGGGTCGGCCTGTCGGACGTGCGCGGGGCGTGGATCGCGGCCCGAGGCGACGTCGAGCCGTATGCCGGCCGAGGGCGAAACCTTGCGGACGACGGGCGGGCAGCTGTGCGCCGCGGCGAAGCCTCCCAGGCCTGGCGCGGTACGCGCCGTACCCCGATGCGTTCGACACCAGGGCGCACGGTGACTCAGATGCACTACGCCCGCCGCGGGGAGATCACCCCCGAGATGCGATTTGTGGCGTTCCGCGAGGGATGCAATCCAGAGCTGGTGCGCAGCGAAATCGCGGCGGGTCGCGCAATCATCCCCGCAAATATCAACCATCCCGAGTCCGAACCCATGATCATTGGTCGTGCATTCCTGACCAAGATCAACGCGAACATCGGCAATTCGGCCGTCACCTCTTCGATCGATGAGGAAGTCGAGAAACTCACCTGGGCGACTCGTTGGGGCGCTGACACCGTCATGGATCTCTCCACCGGCAATGACATCCACACCACCCGCGAATGGATTGTCCGCAATAGCCCGGTTCCGATTGGCACCGTGCCGATCTACCAAGCCCTGGAAAAGGTGGATGGGGACCAGAGCGCGCTGACCTGGGAGATTTTCCGCGATACGGTCCTGGAGCAATGTGAACAAGGCGTGGACTACATGACCATCCACGCGGGCGTTCGGCTGGCCTACGTGCCACTCACCGCCGACCGCGTCACCGGGATCGTCTCTCGTGGCGGCTCTATCATGGCCGGATGGTGCCTAGCTCATCACGAGGAATCATTTCTATATACGCATTTCGACGAACTGTGCGAGATCTTCGCGCGGTATGACGTTGCGTTCTCCCTCGGCGACGGTCTGCGTCCGGGGTCGATTGCCGATGCCAACGACCCCGCTCAATTGGCCGAACTACGCACGCTCGGCGAACTCACCGCCCGAGCATGGGAGTATGACGTTCAGGTGATGGTCGAAGGTCCGGGACACGTCCCGCTGCACTTGGTCAAGGAGAACGTGGACCTGGAACAAGAGTGGTGCCACGGTGCACCGTTTTACACCCTCGGCCCGCTGGTCACCGACATCGCACCGGGCTATGACCACATCACCTCCGCGATCGGCGCCGCGACCATTGCGCAGCACGGCACGGCAATGCTGTGTTACGTCACGCCGAAGGAGCACCTTGGGCTGCCGAACAGGGACGACGTGAAGACTGGCGTCATCACCTACAAGATCGCCGCGCACGCGGCAGACCTCGCGAAAGGGCACCCACGCGCCAGGGAGCGCGACGACGCGCTCAGCAAGGCGCGGTTCGAGTTCCGCTGGCATGATCAGTTCGCGCTCTCCCTCGACCCAGAGACCGCGGCCAACTTCCACGACGAAACATTGCCCGCGGAGCCAGCAAAAACGGCACATTTCTGCTCGATGTGTGGGCCAAAGTTCTGTTCGATGCGCATCAGCCAAGACATCCGCGACGCATACGGCTCAGCCCAGGAGCAGCGCGCCGCAATCGAAGCCGGGTTGGCGGCGAAATCGCGCGAGTTTGTTGAACTGGGCGCAAGCGTCTACGTCGACGAGGCTCGGTAA
- the aroB gene encoding 3-dehydroquinate synthase, with protein MSVRVTVDGASPYDVVIGDGLMRELPQMLSGADRVAVVHTDSLAAYASGVFDTLRSSGFQVLPIVVPDAEAGKQLSVAGECWEALGAAGFTRNDAVVTVGGGAVTDLGGWVAAAWLRGVRVVHVPTTLLGMVDAAVGGKTAINTSAGKNLVGAFYPPVGVLCELAVLETLPRADYIAGLAEVVKAGFIADPVILDLIESDLAAAGTPRAPFTQEIIQRAVAVKARVVGADLTEQGLREILNYGHTLGHAIEKSENYTWRHGDAVAVGMLFAAELGRLAGSLDDVTADRHRRVIAGVGLPTSYDGVDWEHLRATMAVDKKSRGSRLRFVVLDELAVPRIMDSPPEDALIAAFSTVSGKATQ; from the coding sequence GTGAGCGTTCGAGTGACGGTTGATGGAGCTTCTCCGTACGACGTAGTCATCGGCGACGGCCTGATGCGCGAGTTGCCGCAGATGCTCAGCGGCGCCGACCGCGTCGCCGTCGTGCACACCGACTCGCTGGCGGCGTACGCCTCGGGTGTGTTCGACACGTTACGCAGCAGTGGTTTCCAGGTGCTCCCGATCGTCGTCCCGGACGCCGAGGCCGGTAAGCAACTGTCGGTAGCGGGCGAGTGCTGGGAGGCGCTGGGCGCCGCCGGGTTCACGCGCAATGATGCCGTGGTGACCGTCGGTGGCGGCGCAGTGACGGACCTCGGCGGATGGGTCGCTGCGGCATGGCTGCGCGGCGTACGGGTCGTGCATGTGCCGACGACACTGCTGGGGATGGTCGATGCTGCAGTCGGCGGGAAGACCGCAATCAATACGTCGGCCGGAAAGAATCTGGTCGGCGCGTTCTATCCGCCGGTCGGTGTGCTGTGTGAGTTGGCGGTGCTCGAGACCCTGCCGCGCGCGGACTACATCGCCGGTTTGGCGGAGGTCGTCAAGGCCGGGTTCATCGCTGACCCGGTAATTCTGGACCTGATCGAGAGCGACCTTGCTGCCGCCGGAACCCCGAGGGCGCCGTTCACCCAGGAGATCATTCAACGCGCTGTAGCAGTCAAGGCTCGCGTGGTCGGGGCAGACCTCACCGAGCAGGGCCTGCGTGAGATCTTGAACTACGGGCACACGCTCGGTCACGCGATCGAGAAGTCCGAGAATTACACCTGGCGGCACGGGGACGCCGTGGCGGTCGGGATGTTGTTCGCCGCGGAACTCGGCCGTCTCGCCGGCTCGTTGGACGATGTGACGGCCGATCGACACCGCCGCGTGATTGCCGGTGTGGGGCTTCCCACGTCGTACGACGGAGTCGATTGGGAGCACCTGCGTGCGACGATGGCCGTCGACAAGAAGTCGCGTGGCTCGCGGCTGCGATTCGTCGTCCTGGATGAACTCGCAGTGCCGCGGATCATGGACAGCCCACCGGAAGATGCCCTGATTGCGGCATTCTCCACCGTCAGCGGAAAGGCAACGCAGTGA
- the aroQ gene encoding type II 3-dehydroquinate dehydratase: protein MSEILVLNGPNLNRLGVREPSIYGKGTYEDLVEYCMDVGEAVGRTIEVRQTNDEAEMIDWLHEAADLETPVVLNPAAWGHYSYALRDACEMLTAPLVEVHISNIHAREEFRHTSVISPVARGVIAGLGVEGYADAIQAIVRFTA, encoded by the coding sequence GTGAGCGAGATCCTGGTCCTCAACGGCCCCAATCTGAACCGGCTTGGAGTGCGCGAGCCTTCCATCTACGGCAAGGGGACGTACGAGGATCTCGTCGAATACTGCATGGACGTCGGGGAGGCCGTCGGCCGCACGATCGAAGTTCGGCAGACCAACGACGAGGCGGAGATGATCGACTGGCTGCACGAAGCCGCCGATCTCGAGACGCCGGTGGTGCTGAACCCGGCCGCGTGGGGGCATTACTCGTACGCGCTGCGCGATGCCTGTGAGATGCTCACCGCGCCGTTGGTCGAGGTGCATATCAGCAACATCCACGCCCGCGAGGAGTTTCGGCATACGTCGGTGATCAGCCCGGTCGCCCGTGGCGTCATCGCTGGGCTCGGCGTTGAAGGGTACGCGGACGCGATCCAGGCGATCGTTCGATTCACCGCCTAG
- the efp gene encoding elongation factor P — translation MATTNDLKNGMVLNLDGNLWSVVEFQHVKPGKGGAFVRTKLKNVLSGKVVDKTFNAGTKVETANVDRRDMEYLYNDGTDYVFMDGDTYDQLNVSSEIVGDAANYMLENTKATVATHDGVPLYIELSPSVELLVKHTDPGLQGDRSTGGTKPAEMETGAQIQVPLFINTGDKLKVDTRDGSYLGRVNS, via the coding sequence GTGGCCACGACGAACGACCTGAAGAACGGAATGGTGCTCAATCTCGACGGAAACCTGTGGTCCGTCGTTGAGTTCCAGCACGTCAAGCCCGGCAAGGGTGGAGCGTTCGTGCGCACCAAGCTCAAGAATGTGCTCTCGGGCAAAGTTGTCGACAAGACGTTCAACGCCGGCACCAAGGTCGAGACAGCCAACGTCGACCGGCGCGATATGGAGTACCTCTACAACGACGGTACGGATTACGTGTTCATGGACGGCGATACCTATGACCAGCTGAACGTCAGTTCGGAGATCGTCGGTGACGCGGCGAACTACATGTTGGAGAACACCAAGGCGACCGTAGCGACGCACGACGGTGTCCCGTTGTACATCGAGTTGTCGCCGTCCGTGGAGTTGCTGGTGAAGCACACCGATCCAGGACTGCAGGGCGATCGCTCCACCGGTGGCACCAAGCCGGCCGAGATGGAGACCGGTGCGCAGATCCAGGTTCCGCTGTTCATCAATACCGGCGACAAGCTGAAGGTCGACACCCGTGATGGCTCCTACCTAGGTCGAGTCAACAGCTAG
- a CDS encoding MFS transporter, giving the protein MSLVPGLPAPGRAAVRAGVVGNFVDQINIFLPVVALAPALATLAGPHAGVTAGAVVIVATLLGRPIGAMIFGRIADRIGRTRTTKIAIAGTAACSLAIAAVPGHQHIGVWAITAVIALRFVGGAFLAGEYTSAIPLAMEWSVPRRRGLVSGLIMSMAAWAQSAIAFATIGLIALLGIGAYADYGWRFAFAAGGIASLLLLAYYSKQVADAPQVTAERAIADRARTGARAGLRAVLIGQYAGAFWQVFALMSGLWLMTNMVVIAVTGRLETDLSLDSDNVALMMGVASIAQAVVMATTGHLSSRLGRRRFFIGWGLLAAVAGPLVWTLTLATEAIPAIYGIALLQIVTVCGYGPVGAYLSERFEAHVRSTGYGTAYSLSIVLPALWPWWLPILEDILGRNGSVITVLAVAGLLVAGCGALGPRLSPDDLDRDVEAVARMPQREHKPVSVQS; this is encoded by the coding sequence ATGAGCCTTGTCCCCGGTCTCCCCGCGCCCGGACGCGCCGCCGTTCGCGCTGGAGTCGTCGGCAACTTCGTCGATCAAATCAACATCTTCCTCCCCGTGGTGGCCCTCGCACCTGCGTTGGCGACACTGGCTGGTCCGCACGCTGGCGTCACGGCCGGCGCGGTGGTTATCGTCGCCACGCTGTTGGGCAGACCGATCGGCGCGATGATCTTCGGCCGTATTGCCGACCGGATCGGTCGCACCAGAACGACCAAGATCGCGATCGCCGGTACAGCCGCGTGTAGCCTCGCAATCGCCGCTGTGCCGGGACATCAGCACATCGGGGTGTGGGCGATCACCGCGGTCATCGCGTTACGTTTCGTCGGCGGCGCGTTCCTCGCCGGCGAATACACCTCAGCGATCCCGCTGGCGATGGAGTGGTCGGTGCCGCGACGTCGCGGCCTGGTTTCCGGCTTGATCATGTCGATGGCAGCATGGGCGCAATCAGCGATCGCGTTCGCCACGATAGGTCTGATCGCGCTGCTAGGAATCGGGGCGTACGCCGACTACGGGTGGCGCTTCGCGTTCGCGGCCGGCGGTATAGCCAGTCTGCTGCTACTGGCCTACTACTCAAAGCAAGTCGCAGATGCTCCGCAGGTCACCGCCGAACGGGCGATCGCCGACCGCGCGCGCACCGGCGCTCGCGCTGGACTACGCGCAGTGTTGATCGGTCAGTACGCGGGCGCGTTCTGGCAGGTATTCGCCTTGATGAGCGGCTTATGGTTGATGACCAACATGGTGGTCATCGCGGTGACTGGGCGGCTGGAGACCGACCTGAGTCTCGACTCCGACAATGTGGCGCTGATGATGGGGGTCGCATCCATCGCCCAAGCAGTCGTCATGGCCACGACCGGGCACCTGTCGAGCCGGCTGGGTCGCCGCCGGTTCTTCATCGGTTGGGGCCTTCTCGCCGCCGTCGCTGGTCCGCTGGTCTGGACGTTGACGCTCGCGACAGAGGCAATACCCGCGATATATGGAATCGCGCTGCTACAGATCGTTACTGTGTGCGGGTACGGACCGGTCGGCGCGTACCTATCCGAACGGTTTGAAGCCCATGTACGCTCCACCGGCTACGGGACGGCGTACTCGTTGTCGATCGTGCTCCCCGCGCTGTGGCCATGGTGGTTGCCAATTCTGGAAGACATCCTGGGACGAAACGGGTCCGTCATCACGGTGCTAGCGGTCGCCGGTCTGCTGGTCGCGGGATGCGGCGCACTTGGACCTCGATTGTCTCCAGATGACCTCGACCGGGATGTCGAAGCCGTGGCGCGGATGCCCCAGCGAGAGCACAAACCCGTTAGCGTGCAGTCATGA
- a CDS encoding M24 family metallopeptidase: MPEMNTARRRDLLREEIRSLGVEAALITNLVNVRYLTGFTGSNAALVIGAEPANDLFSTDGRYVEQSKTQVPDLPHLIGRASAQAVMAELHPKVGSVAYETHVVTVDEAQALADAADGVQLSSIAGAVERLRAIKDDAEIELLRQASAIADQALADLIAAGGIAAGRTEREIAIDLDFRMLRLGAEEVSFETIVASGPNSAIPHHSPSERVLQRGDLVKFDFGATYRGYHSDMTRTFGLGALADWQREIYEVVAQSQRAGAQALRVGRTGKEVDTVSRDIIVAAGYGDTFAHSLGHGVGLEVHEAPNLSQLAETKLEDRVCVTVEPGVYLSERGGVRIEDTLVLHEDASAEGGTRTDLLTMTSKELVIL; this comes from the coding sequence ATGCCTGAGATGAACACTGCGCGCCGCCGTGACCTGCTGCGGGAAGAAATCCGCTCCCTGGGCGTTGAAGCAGCGCTGATCACCAACCTCGTGAACGTTCGTTACCTCACCGGGTTTACCGGTTCGAATGCGGCGCTCGTCATCGGCGCAGAGCCCGCCAACGACCTGTTCAGCACTGATGGTCGATATGTAGAACAGTCCAAGACCCAGGTCCCGGACCTACCTCACCTGATCGGCCGCGCCTCGGCCCAGGCGGTCATGGCCGAGCTACACCCCAAGGTGGGTTCGGTGGCCTATGAGACACATGTGGTGACCGTGGACGAGGCCCAGGCGCTTGCCGACGCTGCGGACGGAGTCCAGCTCAGCAGCATCGCCGGTGCGGTGGAACGCCTCCGCGCGATCAAAGACGATGCCGAGATCGAACTGCTACGACAGGCCTCCGCTATCGCCGATCAGGCGCTCGCGGACCTCATCGCTGCAGGCGGCATAGCCGCTGGCCGCACCGAGCGCGAGATCGCTATCGACCTGGACTTTCGAATGCTCCGGCTGGGCGCGGAGGAAGTGTCCTTCGAAACCATCGTGGCCAGCGGCCCTAACTCCGCCATTCCGCACCACAGCCCGAGCGAGCGAGTGTTGCAGCGCGGTGATCTGGTCAAGTTCGACTTCGGTGCTACATACCGCGGGTACCACTCGGACATGACTCGCACCTTCGGCCTGGGCGCGCTGGCGGACTGGCAGCGCGAGATCTATGAGGTCGTTGCGCAGTCGCAGCGGGCGGGTGCTCAGGCGCTTCGCGTCGGGCGCACCGGTAAGGAGGTCGATACCGTCAGCCGCGACATCATCGTGGCGGCGGGGTACGGCGACACGTTTGCGCACAGCCTCGGCCATGGTGTCGGGCTTGAGGTCCACGAGGCGCCTAATCTCAGCCAGCTGGCGGAGACTAAACTGGAGGATCGGGTGTGCGTCACCGTCGAGCCAGGGGTTTATCTCTCGGAACGTGGCGGCGTACGGATCGAGGACACTTTGGTGCTCCACGAGGACGCGTCCGCCGAGGGCGGGACCCGAACCGACTTGCTGACGATGACGAGCAAAGAACTCGTCATCCTCTAG
- a CDS encoding PHA/PHB synthase family protein, producing MSAQPEYIHPSEITNAAAASAAHARAAAEEIAEEALGSGITVALDPIRSRDVLRLLASKRAFAEGYPKLLGEWLKVAIGISDIELPSKDVFYGDKLWHSNALYRRIAQAHLAFVDAFESVTAPSGDDWSDSERAAFVGAIVTGALSPANFLPTNPVALREAIDTRGASVIRGMRNFLKDVSDNKGLPSMVDSTPYTVGENLACTPGKVIYREEIFELIHYQPQTPEVHARPLLFVPPQVNKFYVLDLAPGRSMVEYAVSQGLNTFMLIWRNPRKDPALRHGAWGVADYTDALLRATEIVKSVSGSADLNAVGLCAGGMTTALAQSYLNAGGDTSIQNATYIVTMLDPRKPNMVTGLATDESRDQLDQRSAKAKVIDSKDMAANFAWIRPKDLVFNYVINNWLMGKTSPAFDVLAWNCDGTNVSSTFSRDTNTLLSGGAFTRPGSMDLLDRPIDMSAVKTDAFIVAGQRDHITTWRPCYSTSGLIGGTSEVVIVNSGHIQTFVNPVAGSRYKYWTAAGSGGDPDQWLSNAEQVDGSWWPKWSEWITARSGPMRRAATDLGNRDYPPIQDAPGTYVHEK from the coding sequence ATGTCTGCGCAGCCGGAATACATCCACCCGTCCGAGATCACGAATGCCGCTGCCGCGAGCGCTGCCCACGCGCGTGCGGCCGCCGAGGAGATCGCTGAGGAGGCGTTGGGCTCAGGGATCACCGTCGCCCTCGATCCGATCCGCAGCCGCGACGTACTGAGGTTGCTCGCATCGAAGCGGGCCTTCGCTGAGGGATATCCGAAACTGCTCGGCGAATGGCTCAAAGTCGCCATCGGCATCTCGGACATCGAACTTCCCAGCAAGGACGTGTTCTACGGTGACAAACTCTGGCACAGCAACGCGCTGTACCGGCGGATTGCACAGGCGCATCTGGCTTTTGTCGATGCGTTCGAGTCGGTTACTGCACCCTCAGGCGATGACTGGAGCGATTCCGAGCGAGCGGCGTTCGTCGGGGCGATCGTCACCGGCGCGCTCTCCCCCGCCAACTTCCTACCAACGAACCCCGTCGCGCTCCGCGAAGCAATCGACACCCGTGGCGCGTCGGTGATCCGCGGTATGCGGAATTTCCTGAAGGACGTCAGCGACAACAAGGGCCTACCGTCGATGGTCGATTCGACGCCGTACACCGTGGGCGAGAACCTCGCCTGCACCCCCGGCAAGGTGATTTATCGCGAGGAGATCTTCGAACTTATCCATTACCAGCCGCAGACCCCCGAGGTACATGCCCGACCGCTGCTGTTCGTCCCGCCACAGGTCAATAAGTTCTACGTGCTCGACCTCGCCCCGGGCCGATCCATGGTCGAGTACGCCGTCTCGCAGGGCCTGAACACCTTCATGCTCATCTGGCGCAACCCCCGCAAGGATCCCGCGTTACGGCACGGCGCCTGGGGTGTAGCCGACTACACCGACGCGCTCCTTCGGGCCACCGAAATAGTCAAGTCAGTCAGTGGCTCGGCCGACCTGAACGCCGTCGGGCTGTGCGCCGGTGGGATGACCACCGCACTCGCCCAGTCATATCTCAACGCGGGCGGGGACACGTCGATCCAGAACGCGACCTACATCGTCACGATGCTGGACCCACGCAAACCCAATATGGTCACTGGCCTGGCCACCGATGAGTCGCGCGATCAGCTCGATCAGCGTTCAGCCAAGGCGAAGGTGATCGATTCCAAGGACATGGCTGCCAACTTCGCGTGGATACGGCCGAAAGACCTCGTCTTCAACTACGTCATCAACAATTGGCTGATGGGTAAGACCAGTCCGGCGTTCGATGTCTTGGCGTGGAACTGCGACGGGACGAACGTGTCCTCCACCTTCTCGCGCGACACCAACACGTTGCTCAGTGGCGGGGCGTTCACCCGGCCCGGCTCGATGGATCTGCTCGATCGTCCGATCGATATGAGCGCTGTCAAGACGGACGCGTTCATCGTTGCCGGTCAGCGCGACCACATCACCACCTGGCGCCCGTGCTATTCCACCTCGGGTCTGATCGGAGGCACCAGCGAAGTCGTGATCGTCAATAGCGGCCACATCCAGACGTTCGTCAATCCGGTGGCGGGATCGCGATACAAGTACTGGACCGCAGCAGGCAGCGGCGGGGACCCCGATCAGTGGCTATCGAACGCCGAACAGGTCGATGGCTCGTGGTGGCCCAAGTGGAGCGAGTGGATCACCGCCCGCTCGGGTCCGATGCGTCGTGCGGCGACGGATCTCGGCAACCGCGACTACCCACCGATCCAGGACGCGCCAGGAACTTACGTCCACGAGAAGTAG